AGCTTCGACCTCATCGCTGTAATGCATGAGATAGGTGCGCTCCTGAATTTCTTGTGGGAGGCTAAGCAGCTCATCCAGTGTCGTATGAACCTCGCCGGGACCTTGTAGCTGACATTCATGCAGAATCACTTCACAATCCCGCTCATTCACCAATTGGTTGAGCAGTATAGGGTCGAATACCATGTCAGCACTGTAAAAAATCCGATCATTTAGATAAAGCGAATAGCTGTCCTTGCCGGGAATATGCTGCGTATGAATCAGTTCTACCGAGATGCCGGATGAAATATTGGTCTTCACTCCCGGTTTCAGAGGGTGTACGTCAAATACATCATGCAGGGAGGAGATATGTCCCTGTTGATATAAGCCGCCTTTGAGGGTGTGCTCCCATATCGGTTCCACCAGCGTCTCGGCAATATAGAGTGGGAGCTTACGGTTGTATTTCATTTTCATAATAAAAGCCAGCTCCTCAAGTCCGCCTACATGGTCAGCATGAATGTGAGTGATAAGCACAGCATCCATATCGTTAAACGTCTTATTCAGCTGATGAAGCGCTAGAGGAGCTGTAATGCCGCAGTCGATGAGAAGTGTGAAATTTCCGTCATGGATCAGTGCGTTATTGTTATAGTAGTTCTTGGCAAACGCACTGCCGGTGCCAAGCATTTGCAATTTTAGTGTCAATGGATGAAACCTCCTGATGATATGATGTGTAGTCCCCGTATGCTAATGTATATTTTAACGAATTCCATGTCGATTTACACGGATTATATGATCGAATCGGGCCTGGAATGCAGTATAATTTGTGATAAGCCCAGCTTAAAGCAAGGGGAAAAAATTTTACCACAAAGTGCAAAATTGTCCGCAACTTGTTTTTTGACATGTAGTATACACATATAACAACAAGATGAGCCAATGGAGGGAAATGATTATTATGAAATGGAAAAAAGTGATGGCATGTATGCTAGTGCTCTCTTTAATGGGTGGCAGCACCCTTTTGTTTGCAGATTCCGTCAATGAACGTGTCCGTGTTTGGCTGAACGGTCATGAATTGAAGGATGGCGGATATTTAATTGATGGCAAAACGTATGTACCGGTTCGGGAATTTGATGGGGCTGTGGATTGGAATCCCGCGAATGGACAAGTTCAAGTCATCAAGCCGAACGTGCATATTTTTCTGTTTAAAGGAGATACTGTATTCGGCAACGTGAACAAGGGGAAGTTGAAATTCAATGTTTTTAGCCAGGTCGACAGCTTAAACACCGAAATTCATTCAGTGAAAGTAGCGATTGAGGATCCCTCGGGCAATATCAAGGATATTCAATCCGAGGTTGTGAAGGACCGTAAGGATAATTTTTGGTTCCGAACCTATGATTTCACGTACGATTTTAAAACAACAGGTAAGTATTCGGTTGGTTTTTACGTGAAAGTAAAAGCGGATTCGGATTTTGTGAAAATTGCCGAAAAGGTCATTACAACGCTCAATTGACAGGCCTTTTGGCGCCCTGGTAGAAATTGACCTGAGGAAGCTATCCGTGATACGATACGAAAGTATGATAATTTAACCGAAGTGAGGTTTTTTCAATGAGTGAACACAAACATGAACACGGAGATGCTTGCGGCTGCGGTCACGATCATGACCACGACCACGAACACGAAGAGTTTGTGCTGACATTGACGGATGAAGAAGGAAAAGAAGTAGAGATGGTTCTTGTGGAGACATTTGATGTCGGCGAGAAACTTTACGCGCTTTTGCTTGAACGCGAAAATCCGGAAGCGGACGGCGTCATTCTACGTATGGAAGAAGAGAACGAGGAAATGGTTCTTTACAATATTGAGGACGAAGAAGAATGGAATGAAGTAGAGGCGGTTTACAACGAACTGGTCGCTGCTGCAAACCAGGAATAAGACTCCAAAGCAATAAACCCGGTGCGAACCTCTCGCACCGGGTTTATTGTGTTTACAGCTGACATTTTAGAATATAGGGTCCGTTTCCACGATGACTTTAACATTTTGGATGCTGCGATCCTCGGGGCCTTTAACCGGAAGGCCTACCTCGACATGATCGATAATGTAATCGATGTTTTCCTGGGAAATGACTTCGCCCGGAAGCAGGATCGGAATCCCTGGCGGGTAGACATAGATGAATTCGGCAATAATGCGTCCTGCCGATTCCTTGAAAGGCACAACTTCCGTATCTCCGTAAAATGCATCGCGAGGGATCAGCGACAACTGCGGAATTTCCGGAGTTTTCACAACCAGCTCGTTAATCTCATTCACATGCATGTATTGATTGGAAAGCTCGCGGAGCGCTGTCAGCAAAATATCGATGGTCTCCCGATTGTCCCCCGGTGTAATGAGGCACAGAATATTGTACATATCACTGAGCTCCACCTCAATATTGTAGTGATCCCGCAGCCAGTTCTCGGTTTCATATCCCGTAATGCCGAGGTGGCGCACATGGATCGTCAATTTGGTTGGATCATAGGAGTGCGTCGCCTCCCCGCCTAATATTTCTTTTCCAAAGCTGTACAAACCTTCGATTTTGTTGACTTCATCACGTGCATATTGGGCCAACTCAATCGTCCTTGCAGCCATTTCGCGTCCATGGAGCGCCAAACTGCGGCGTGAAGTATCAAGCGATGCCAGCAGGATGTAAGAGGTGGAGGTTGTGGTCAGCATGCTGATAATCGTCTGTACGCGATAAGGATTGATGTATCCGTTCTTGGTATTCACGTTCAGCACGGAACTCTGCGTCATCGAGCCGCCGAGTTTGTGGACGCTGGTCGCAGCCATATCGGCCCCCGCTTCCATGGCCGACATCGGGAGCTCTTCATGAAAATGGATCAATACACCGTGCGCCTCATCCACGAGAACGGGCACATTGTAGCTGTGAGCCAAATCCACGATTTCCTTCAGATTGGCGCTTACCCCGAAATATGTCGGGTTAATGACCAGTACGGCTTTGGCGTCAGGGTGACGTTTTAATGCCTTCCGAACCGAGCTGATGGTGATTCCGTGATCGATTCCCACATTGGAATCCTGGGCAGGCGATACGAATACAGGCTTGGCCCCGGTGAAAATGATGGCGGAGAGCACGGATTTATGGACGTTGCGCGGTACGATGATTTTATCGCCAGGCGAACATACCGACATGATCATGGTCATGATCGCTCCGCTTGTC
This Paenibacillus sp. JZ16 DNA region includes the following protein-coding sequences:
- a CDS encoding MBL fold metallo-hydrolase, whose translation is MTLKLQMLGTGSAFAKNYYNNNALIHDGNFTLLIDCGITAPLALHQLNKTFNDMDAVLITHIHADHVGGLEELAFIMKMKYNRKLPLYIAETLVEPIWEHTLKGGLYQQGHISSLHDVFDVHPLKPGVKTNISSGISVELIHTQHIPGKDSYSLYLNDRIFYSADMVFDPILLNQLVNERDCEVILHECQLQGPGEVHTTLDELLSLPQEIQERTYLMHYSDEVEAFIGKTGIMEFVEQQRVYEL
- a CDS encoding copper amine oxidase; this translates as MKWKKVMACMLVLSLMGGSTLLFADSVNERVRVWLNGHELKDGGYLIDGKTYVPVREFDGAVDWNPANGQVQVIKPNVHIFLFKGDTVFGNVNKGKLKFNVFSQVDSLNTEIHSVKVAIEDPSGNIKDIQSEVVKDRKDNFWFRTYDFTYDFKTTGKYSVGFYVKVKADSDFVKIAEKVITTLN
- a CDS encoding DUF1292 domain-containing protein: MSEHKHEHGDACGCGHDHDHDHEHEEFVLTLTDEEGKEVEMVLVETFDVGEKLYALLLERENPEADGVILRMEEENEEMVLYNIEDEEEWNEVEAVYNELVAAANQE
- a CDS encoding aminotransferase class I/II-fold pyridoxal phosphate-dependent enzyme, whose product is MDHSRTPLFTALKEHAAKNPVQFHIPGHKKGLGTDAEFREFIGDNAFSIDLINIAPLDDLHQPTGVIEEAQKLAADAFGADHTYFSVQGTSGAIMTMIMSVCSPGDKIIVPRNVHKSVLSAIIFTGAKPVFVSPAQDSNVGIDHGITISSVRKALKRHPDAKAVLVINPTYFGVSANLKEIVDLAHSYNVPVLVDEAHGVLIHFHEELPMSAMEAGADMAATSVHKLGGSMTQSSVLNVNTKNGYINPYRVQTIISMLTTTSTSYILLASLDTSRRSLALHGREMAARTIELAQYARDEVNKIEGLYSFGKEILGGEATHSYDPTKLTIHVRHLGITGYETENWLRDHYNIEVELSDMYNILCLITPGDNRETIDILLTALRELSNQYMHVNEINELVVKTPEIPQLSLIPRDAFYGDTEVVPFKESAGRIIAEFIYVYPPGIPILLPGEVISQENIDYIIDHVEVGLPVKGPEDRSIQNVKVIVETDPIF